In Oryza sativa Japonica Group chromosome 1, ASM3414082v1, the genomic stretch ACTTTGCATTCTTTACCCTTGCCTTTCCTTCCACTCCCCTCCTCTAGTCGCCGCCTCTTACTCAACAGACATCCACCCCTTTTATAAAGCCACTTCAATTAGCACATCTCACCCTCTCGAGGAAAATAAAGCATATAATAGTGATACCCGGATACAGATTCTCTGCAGTACTGCATGTACAGTCGTAGTAAACTTTACTGATATGTGTTCTACAGTGAGCTGCATATAGGATCTCGACGCAGTGATACCCTATAGTCAATCCGCCCAACCATAGTGCATTTCTGTTAAGCCTGAACACTATGCAATGTATGCATGATAAGTTCAATATTGTGCAAACAATATATCAACATTACATTATTCCTCTCAAGTCTTCCATTCTCCAAGCTTCTACATGTATTTTCATTCTTGAGCTCCTTTATAAGTTAGGTCCAAGTCCAATAACCTATCATAACCCCCTTTTATTTTGGCAATTGGAAGGTAAGCAAATACAGGTAAGTGCAACTGTATGTTATTCTTGGGTCCCGAAATGAAATAGGGCTAGCTACCGACAATTTCATCACGGCCACCAAGTTGCGCCAGCTTCCACTCTATATGCATGACTGCATGCTTTGCTCCAGTTAGCTACGTACTAGCACAACCATTCCATTTtgaatatctattatatactaactAAAAGTCCATTGAATTCTCTATAAAAGCTCTCAAGCTGTCACATGGCGTTCTACAAATTAACGCTCCTAAGACGTCATACAGTGCTTAATAAACGAGAagaaaatttctaaaatttatgGTAAAGAAAACCTAACGATTGATATTCCTTTAAATAGGTAGAGCCAATAATTTTCACCCTTAAATCTCCAAAAAAATCAGGTATCCCCCCCCACTCTCCTCCCCTATTTTCTAGCTAACACATAATATATAAAAAGATAATAGTTAGATAGCAAAATGATCGTGATTCTCAAGTTACACATACTTTtcttaatttatttgatttgttgtgttatttataattaaatactccctccatccaaaagtctaagacCCATTCTATTATTTGGTTTTCTCTAAAAATCTAGTCCTATTTGTAGTCactatgtgctaaattaaattattaatcGGAACcaataagtcattttagtatttattGGTTGTATGTTTATTGGTTTTGTCACATGATGAATGAGTTAGTTGCTCCTTGGTCTTGGACTtttggatgaagggagtacatAATTCAAGATCCATATTTCTCATATTTACTATATAAAAATTAGATAATGCAGCCGttctaattacaaatatttgaacaaaatttgcACTTTGAAAACGATGAAAGAATTCAAATATGTGAGTCTAAAGTTCAGGTTCAATCACCACCAAGGAGCTTAGAACCATGATGCATATTCTAGGCCTGAACCCGACGGAGGCGGAACTGCAAGACATTATTGGTGAGGTGGACACCGACGGCAGTAGCGgcagcttcgacttccacgagtTCCTGCGCCTAATAGTGCGCTAGATGATTAGATGAAGGACAAGGATTGAGAAGAGGGGCGGAGAGAGACGTTCCACGTCTTCGACAAGGACTAGAAAACGGCTCCAGCTCTACCGCCGAGCCACGCCATATCATGTCCAATGCATCAGGAGAGGCTCATTGATGAGGAGATCCACGAAATAATCCGTGAGGCCGATGGTGATAGGCAAATCAACTACAAGGAGTTTATAActaaattcagaattaaaaataaaacaagcaATTTGATTAAATACACAttcaaaaagtaaaaaaaatattaaaactataaaaaaaataagaagattTCATGtagaatataaaatatcaaGAGTTCATATAAAAGTATGAGttataaatatattaaatttgaaataataaaataactaTTAAAAAGATGAGTCCAAATACTAAACGATACAATATTAAGTATAATTTAAATCACTAAAATGACAATTTAGAATAAAACAATAGTTTGATTTGAATACAGATTTGAAATTAGAATAACTCGATCactaaatttaaaatataataaatatttttaaaagaacTTTTCCATCTTTATTGATTCACATGCATAACGAATTGCAtgtatatgaatttttaaagagaGGGCTTGCAGGGTggtaaaaaaatacatttattaCCAATAAAAGTTTATCGAGATTTCTTCAGAAAAAAAGATACGATGAACACTCAATTAAAAATAGAAATCACCTTACTTTAATTTCAACTTATTTTGTTAGAACTATTTTCAAACAAACTAATAAGCATGCCTACGTGAATGCGTGGGTTATCTTCCTAGTTAAgtttaaaatatatatggagttaacatgcatatatatgtccgATGGATTAACTAATTCAACATTTTTTTGTACTATCTAGCTAGATCTAGCTAGCTTAATACTAGAAttacaagcatatatatatgttctgcTAGTATTAGCAAAGAAACAATTGTCGTTAATTGGTCATACAAaatattccatacttaaattatCAACACCTGGTGGCTTCTGGGAATTTGGGGTGATAGAGAAAGAAATATATAGAGTGCATACTATGAAAATGTGTGGTTTTTGGCTACTGTGATATGTACATGCATGGCTAGGATTTAGGATTCAGATTGGAAGGCTTCCATTTGACAACTTGTCACCATCGTTTTGATCGATCATCAGGGTAGATACCCTAGCCAGCTACAATATTACtgaattttgacaaaaaaatatatacttgtCGATCTTTTTCGCGCGATACGTATATAAAGGTTGGAACAGAgacccatatatatataatttcatCGAGATGTGtacataaaaaatcaacaaaatggAGGACCTGGTGTaagaaggggaaaagaagaGGCCCCTGTGCAAAAGGTGTGGGAGGTCATGGAATTAGAGGAGGAGATTCAAAGGGAGGCTGCCTTTTTTCTCCATGCTTATGGTGtgggatctctctctctctctctctccaaaagATGGAGGGATGGCAgccagaggaggaagacgatatGATCCATCATGCATCTATCTAGGATCTCAACATTAGCTGATTGATCAGATCGATCCAACTAACTGAAATATATGGACACAATATATGCTTCCATGTGCAGTAGTGTATAGGTACTGTTCATGGTGTGCATGAAGATACCAATTAATGGTTCTCTTTGCAAAGCAAGGTCGTTTTCCTAGATGTGGCCATTGGCTAAGAAGGTGCTTATCTTGATCATATGCACCATGCTACCTAGCAAAGGCTTATCACTGTTTTTGTTGGGGCAAAATTAAAGAGATCTTTTAAACCgcatcaaggaaaaaaaagttgagcTGTAGATCGAGTGCGTAATGGGACAGAAAGGGATGTATTCCCTCAAATGTTCTTCTAAATATTCGAGAGATGTATGTACTACTACCTCAGCTCCATTCTTCTTTACTTGTTATTCCCGACATTAGAATGGACATCTCAAACACTTTAGAATTATGATAACTTGGTATgccttttttttcacaaaatctatatgcatatatttttttagataatggaatataatatcccggtatatgcatatatatcatCTATTCCATGTACATATGAATATATACTTTGTTTACCAATATGTGGCCAAATTAAGTTGTTTAATTTTCCATGCACGCTCTATACAGTGTGTAAATcgtttccattatctaaaaaatgcaTTATACAGTGACTTATGTTACCATTTAGTTAATAGAGGTGTTTACAAATGATTAGGGCGTGCGAATGGACATAAATAACAGAATTCTTACAAGAAACATGTTGAATTTCTAAAGAATAATGATCAAACAACACAAATGATAAAACTAGAATAactaaataataaaatatagttAATGAGATAAtggtatgaaaaaaaatgataacagGAAGAATCACCTTAGAAGTTAGAACCCTGCCACCTTCTCGAAGGGCAATTGTGCAAAACGAGTTTGGTAGGAAGAAGGGTGTCAAATGTAGATAACCAGAACATCTAATAAAACAAAAAactcaaaagttcaaaaaactttaaaatatgTATATCATGGTGAAACTCTCATATCTAGGAAGTGGGAGGACACTACCTAGCTAGTCCTTATTCAAAATTCAGTTAGCGATGTGAatttaacagaaaaaaaaataatttactcCCCCTAACTATTTCATTTTATCACTTAACCCCCTAAACTATTTTTAAGCTTATTTTAGCTCTTGAAATGTTAAAAATAGTTCAATTGACTGGTTAATTACATTTATCTTCTTTATTTCTCTTTATACAAGTCATATTTTAAGCTTAAATTTTGTAAAGTCATATATGACACCATTATCGAAGttccaaaatagtttaaaaaTTTTTCATGACTTTTTGCTTGAAATTTAAAACCTCTGTTCTTAAATTAGTCTCAGTGCTTCTAACCTATATAAGCAGCGATTTAAAAACTCAAAAAATATTGAGAGGTAAGTTATAATGCATATATCAATCCTATCAAATTTCATTGCAAAATATGACCtatatagagagagaaacgAAAAAGACAAATATTGTTAGAGAGTAAGGTGTGAACCATTTTTAATAGTGTGGGGGTGTCAAAATTAAATGAGTCGAGAAATTGTCTAAGGGGTTAAGTGCTCCAAGGGAAAAAGTTAGAAAgagcaaaatggacttttttttcttattaagtTATAATAGCCTTCTTCTGATTTCTCTCTTTTTAGAGCCACAACTGATCGACAGCATTGCTCAATAATACAACAAACGTATACTAATTGTATCTGCTAATGATCTGCACCTAGCAAGTGCATGTGAAAAATTGGAAAAGTTGGACAGAACAACAAGATCAACCAGTGATCCCCTGCCTCTGTCTATCAGTATTTATATATCTAGTTTTGCATTATTGTGAGATCACTAGTGGGCATGAGATGAGAGGGCCCATGCATATGTACACAAACAGAATGCAGCTGCCGTAGTAGCTGAAGCTCCTGGAACATTCCCCACTAGAGAGGGGAAACCCCAACTTCAATTCCTCACcaatctcatctcatctcatacTAGTACTACACTTTATCTCCCCCAGTTGATGCTGCTCACTTTTCTTAGTTTCCACGTCGCagtttctcttctctcctctgaCCCCTTTGTGACCGTCCAACGACAACGCATGGAGGCCGGGTTAGCTTAGCTTAATTAAGTGCTCCTACCtgctgatctgatctgatcacTTTCTTGTGTGTGCCCTTATGACTGACAGATCGATCATATAGtctgaatatatataattaggaTTGTTATATGCATAGGTTTGCATTATTGTACCCATTTCCTGCCCCCACCACCATTTGCATGTGTGCAGCAGAAACATCCTGCATAAACAGGGATTAGAACGTAGTGCAAGTCCCTTTCGACGCTAATTAATGATGAGTGGTTAAGTTAATTTGATGGTGTTTGTGCATGCCCCCGTCTTGGCGCCTATAAAAGGGTGAGATCGCAAGTCCACGAGGTCGTCGAGCAACCAAGGCTTTCACTCGACCGACCTCCCAGCTTACAGGAGACCAGGAGTGGACAGAAATATATCGTAGAATTAATGGTTCGTGTGAGATACAAATATTAATTTCTTGTTCAatcatttcatatatatatacatgtaggtTATACAAATTAGTTTCCTagttaattaatttcattagCAACTGCGTACTCTGTCATGTTGTCGCATGCAATATGTTATGCATGGTTAGTAAAAGACATGGATATTTGTGTGCATGCGtgcaggaggtggagaagaagacgtcggcgtggagcggcggcggcggcggcggggggaacATGGTGCGGGACGCGGTGGACTACCGGGGATGCCCGGCGGACAGGTCGGCGACGGGggggtgggtggcggcggcgctggtgctgGGGATCGAGCTGTGCGAGCGGCTGTCGACGATGGGGATCGCGGTGAACCTGGTGACGTACCTGACGGgcaccatgcacctccccagcgccgccgccgccaacgtcgTCACCGACTTCATGGgcacctccttcctcctctgccTCCTCGGCGGCTTCCTCGCCGACTCCTTCCTCGGCCGCTACCTCACCATCGCCGTCTTCGCCCTCGTCCAGTCCATCGgcaccgccctcctcgccgcctccaccctcgTCACccacctccgcccgccgcccgggGAGCAGCCGACGCCGGTGCAGATGGCCGTGCTCTACGCCTGCCTCTACCTCATCGCCCTCGGCACCGGCGGCCTCAAGTCCAGCGTCTCCGGCTTCGGCACCGACCAGTTCGACGACCGCGACGGCCGGGAGCGCGCCGCCATGGGCCTCTTCTTCAaccgcttcttcttcttcatcagccTCGGCACGCTGCTCGCCGTCACCGTGCTCGTCTACGTCCAGGACCACGTCGGCCGGAGCTGGGCCTACGGCATCTGCTCCGCCGCCatgctcgccgccatcgccgtcttcCTCTCCGGGACCAGGAGGTACCGCTACAAGCGGAGCTCCGGGAGCCCCATCGTCCACATCCTCCAGGTGCTCGTCGCCGCGGCGCGGAAGCGCGGGGTCGTCAAGCGCCCGCCCACCGCGGCGGAGCTCTACGAGGACGACCGCCCCGAGCACGCCCGGATCGCGCACACCGCGCAGTTCCCGTGCCTGGacatggcggcggtggtggccggcgaAGAGGACAACGAGGTGGCCGGGCCGggcgggccggcggcgcccAACCCGTGGAAGCTCTGCTCGGTGTCGCGCGTGGAGGAGGTGAAGATGGTGGCGAGGCTGATGCCGGTGTGGGCGACGACGATCCTCTTCTGGACCATCTACGCGCAGATGATCACCTTCTCCGTGGAGCAGGCCACCACCATGgaccgccgcgtcggcgccggcttCGAGATCCCGGCCGCCTCGCTCACCGTCTTCTTCGTCGGCGCCATCATGCTCACCCTCGCCGTCTACGACCGCGTCTTCATCCCGCTCTGCCGCGTACTCACCGGCAAGCAAGGCTTCACCAACCTGGAGAAGATCGGCATCGGCCTCGCCCTCTCCATCCTcggcatggccgccgccgcgctctgcgAGAAGaagcgcctcgccgtcgccgtcgccgccaccaccgggaACTCCACGCCGATCAGCGTGTTCCTGCTGACGCCGCAGTTCCTGCTGgtgggcgccggcgaggcgttcATCTACACGGGGCAGCTGGACTTCTTCATCACGAGGTCGCCCAAGGGGATGAAGACGATGAGCACGGGGCTCTTCCTGACGACGCTCTCGCTCGGCTTCTTCTTCAGCAGCGTGCTCGTGTCGCTCGTCAAGGGCGCCACCACCTGGCTCGGCGACACCATCGACCGCAGCCGCCTCGACTACTTCTACTGGCTCCTCGCCGTCCTCAGCGTCCTCAACCTCGCCGCCTACCTCGTCTGCGCCAAGtgggccgccaccgccgccgccacctcgcgggagcagcagcagcagcacac encodes the following:
- the LOC4324568 gene encoding protein NRT1/ PTR FAMILY 6.2 is translated as MEVEKKTSAWSGGGGGGGNMVRDAVDYRGCPADRSATGGWVAAALVLGIELCERLSTMGIAVNLVTYLTGTMHLPSAAAANVVTDFMGTSFLLCLLGGFLADSFLGRYLTIAVFALVQSIGTALLAASTLVTHLRPPPGEQPTPVQMAVLYACLYLIALGTGGLKSSVSGFGTDQFDDRDGRERAAMGLFFNRFFFFISLGTLLAVTVLVYVQDHVGRSWAYGICSAAMLAAIAVFLSGTRRYRYKRSSGSPIVHILQVLVAAARKRGVVKRPPTAAELYEDDRPEHARIAHTAQFPCLDMAAVVAGEEDNEVAGPGGPAAPNPWKLCSVSRVEEVKMVARLMPVWATTILFWTIYAQMITFSVEQATTMDRRVGAGFEIPAASLTVFFVGAIMLTLAVYDRVFIPLCRVLTGKQGFTNLEKIGIGLALSILGMAAAALCEKKRLAVAVAATTGNSTPISVFLLTPQFLLVGAGEAFIYTGQLDFFITRSPKGMKTMSTGLFLTTLSLGFFFSSVLVSLVKGATTWLGDTIDRSRLDYFYWLLAVLSVLNLAAYLVCAKWAATAAATSREQQQQHTAVADADEKC